From Saccharothrix espanaensis DSM 44229, the proteins below share one genomic window:
- a CDS encoding GAF and ANTAR domain-containing protein has translation MDEVRETAAAVIEFTLSLHPDEPVGVLLGRVASRVTHLVEGADEVSVTLYDHGVPGTVTCTSESALLLDKAQYSVEDGPCLRAAREQTVIRTRLDAEAGRWPQLAETAVELGIRTALSCPLFLPDDGAAQHRHAEARRLSGALNVWSSQADAFDPVRTALVAVFTSAMSAIILTAAHWSHAHAQARQLVTALETRDIIATAKGIVMARLGFTAPDAFRWMTEVSQRTNHKVRDLAALIVTDPDAILARPGNQVP, from the coding sequence ATGGACGAAGTGCGCGAGACCGCCGCGGCGGTGATCGAGTTCACCCTGTCGCTGCACCCCGACGAACCGGTGGGCGTGCTGCTGGGCCGGGTCGCGAGCAGAGTCACCCACCTGGTCGAAGGGGCGGACGAGGTGAGCGTGACGCTGTACGACCACGGCGTCCCGGGCACCGTCACCTGCACCTCGGAGTCGGCGCTGCTGCTGGACAAGGCGCAGTACTCCGTCGAGGACGGCCCGTGCCTGCGGGCGGCGCGCGAGCAGACCGTGATCCGCACCAGGCTCGACGCGGAGGCCGGCCGGTGGCCGCAGTTGGCCGAGACGGCGGTGGAGCTGGGCATCCGCACGGCGTTGTCGTGCCCGCTGTTCCTGCCCGACGACGGCGCGGCGCAGCACCGGCACGCCGAGGCGCGGCGGCTGTCCGGGGCGTTGAACGTCTGGAGCAGCCAGGCCGACGCGTTCGACCCGGTGCGGACCGCGTTGGTCGCCGTGTTCACCTCCGCGATGTCGGCGATCATCCTCACCGCCGCGCACTGGAGCCACGCCCACGCCCAGGCCCGTCAACTCGTGACGGCGCTGGAGACCCGGGACATCATCGCCACCGCCAAGGGGATCGTCATGGCCCGGCTGGGCTTCACCGCGCCGGACGCGTTCCGCTGGATGACCGAGGTGTCGCAGCGCACGAACCACAAGGTCCGTGACTTGGCGGCGCTCATCGTCACCGATCCGGACGCGATCCTCGCCCGCCCCGGGAACCAGGTGCCGTAG
- a CDS encoding PP2C family protein-serine/threonine phosphatase: MNDEAHRPEQRAADQQRSAALAVKHAGLSPDDLWVRYFALGGGTNPATVDDYVHGRGALPALERDVLALAVNERLDELTSSYRATYSRPSSAARPRPGLFAALVKLLEGAQSAAPDRLPAVAEAAGRVLGVGLTLYLVDSGRRRLHAVAAGGRRRASLDVDRTVAGRAFREVRALPGDDPESRALWVPLVDGAERLGVLEVEVEHVDDLEDPELHSHCRWFSALLGHLVSLLSQYGDVIDRGRVQVRRSVDAELIRSLLPPSTAGVDGLVVAAALEPRDDVTSDVFDYTLSESTATVIVLDAASQDGCAGPVAAAAVAAYRSARHAGFGLYDQAKLIDETISGRFGGSACATAVLAEFDLVTGRLRYLNAGHPLPLVVCPGKAVDTLDGGRCRPLGLGLGLGEVRIGERALAPEDWVVLYTDGVTTARDAAEVPFGEERLADFLSREVTGAHPVPETVRRLVNAVRDHQHGALRDDVTVLLARRTDPARTTPWNGGAR, translated from the coding sequence ATGAATGACGAGGCACATCGACCAGAACAGCGCGCTGCGGACCAGCAGCGCAGCGCGGCGCTCGCGGTGAAGCACGCCGGCCTGTCGCCTGACGACCTGTGGGTCAGGTACTTCGCGTTGGGCGGCGGCACAAATCCCGCGACCGTTGACGACTACGTACACGGACGGGGCGCACTACCAGCGCTGGAACGCGATGTCCTCGCGCTCGCGGTGAACGAGCGGCTGGACGAGCTGACGTCGTCTTACCGCGCCACCTACAGCCGTCCGTCCTCGGCGGCCCGGCCCCGGCCCGGCCTGTTCGCGGCGCTGGTGAAGCTGCTCGAAGGCGCGCAGTCGGCGGCGCCCGACCGGCTGCCGGCCGTCGCCGAGGCGGCCGGGCGGGTGCTGGGCGTGGGGCTCACCCTCTACCTGGTCGACTCCGGCCGGCGCCGACTCCACGCCGTGGCCGCGGGTGGGCGTCGCCGCGCCTCGCTGGACGTGGACCGGACGGTGGCCGGTCGCGCGTTCCGGGAGGTCCGGGCACTGCCGGGGGACGACCCGGAGTCCCGCGCGCTGTGGGTGCCGCTGGTGGACGGGGCGGAGCGGCTGGGTGTCCTCGAAGTCGAGGTCGAGCACGTGGACGACCTCGAAGACCCGGAACTGCACTCGCACTGCCGTTGGTTCTCGGCGTTGCTGGGCCACCTGGTGAGCCTGCTGTCGCAGTACGGCGACGTGATCGACCGGGGTCGCGTGCAGGTCCGCCGCTCGGTCGACGCCGAGCTGATCCGGTCGCTGCTGCCGCCGTCGACCGCCGGGGTGGACGGGCTCGTCGTGGCCGCGGCGCTGGAACCCCGCGACGACGTCACCAGCGACGTCTTCGACTACACCCTGTCGGAGTCCACCGCCACCGTGATCGTGCTCGACGCCGCGAGCCAGGACGGGTGCGCCGGTCCGGTCGCCGCGGCCGCGGTGGCGGCGTACCGCAGCGCCCGGCACGCCGGGTTCGGGCTGTACGACCAGGCCAAGCTGATCGACGAGACGATCAGCGGCCGGTTCGGCGGCTCCGCGTGCGCCACCGCCGTCCTCGCCGAGTTCGACCTCGTGACCGGCCGCCTGCGCTACCTCAACGCCGGGCACCCGCTGCCGCTGGTGGTGTGCCCCGGGAAGGCCGTCGACACCCTCGACGGCGGCCGGTGCCGCCCGCTCGGCCTCGGGCTCGGCCTCGGCGAGGTGCGGATCGGGGAGCGGGCGTTGGCACCCGAGGACTGGGTCGTGCTCTACACCGACGGGGTGACCACGGCTCGTGACGCGGCGGAGGTGCCGTTCGGCGAAGAGCGCTTGGCGGACTTCCTGAGCCGCGAGGTGACCGGCGCGCACCCGGTGCCGGAAACCGTCCGCCGGCTCGTCAACGCGGTCCGCGACCACCAGCACGGGGCGTTGCGGGACGACGTGACGGTGTTGCTCGCCCGGCGGACCGACCCGGCGCGGACCACTCCCTGGAACGGCGGCGCTCGGTAG
- a CDS encoding STAS domain-containing protein: MDRCVDNDHIRTAPDPPRPATLHFEHVIRDGVVAVRASGAVDSVTAVTLDRCLRIAREAAASVVLDLTEVRYLDRAGLEVLVEHHFGCAARGALLRIVASDPSVLHTLRVSGLHRLLHVHRNLSAALAGVFPVRPATPEPVRLAITRRLPVTEDNDPAARRPRVPGRRH; this comes from the coding sequence ATGGACCGCTGCGTCGACAACGACCACATCCGAACCGCGCCCGACCCGCCGCGCCCGGCCACGCTGCACTTCGAACACGTGATCCGGGACGGTGTGGTCGCGGTGCGCGCGTCCGGCGCCGTGGACTCCGTGACCGCTGTGACGCTCGACCGATGCCTGCGGATCGCACGTGAGGCGGCGGCGTCGGTGGTGCTGGACCTGACCGAGGTCCGCTACCTCGACCGGGCGGGGCTGGAGGTGCTGGTGGAGCACCACTTCGGCTGTGCCGCGCGGGGCGCGCTCCTGCGCATCGTGGCCTCCGACCCGTCGGTGCTGCACACCCTCCGGGTCAGCGGCCTGCACCGCCTGCTCCACGTGCACCGGAACCTGTCCGCCGCGCTGGCCGGCGTTTTCCCGGTGCGACCGGCCACCCCGGAGCCGGTTCGGCTGGCGATCACCCGCCGGCTCCCGGTCACAGAGGACAACGACCCGGCGGCACGCAGGCCGCGCGTACCCGGGCGTCGACACTGA
- a CDS encoding ChaB family protein, which produces MPGRQELPSTVERSSAKAQRTWIKAHDSAVDTYGEGERAHRTAFSALKHSFEKVGDHWEPKEHKGPSDKQAARSTPAQGSTAGGVDANASKQHLYEIAKRLDVPGRSTMGKSELVAAIHKANERATESARN; this is translated from the coding sequence ATGCCGGGAAGGCAGGAACTGCCCAGCACGGTCGAGAGGTCCTCGGCCAAGGCCCAGCGCACGTGGATCAAGGCGCACGACTCGGCCGTGGACACCTACGGAGAAGGCGAACGCGCACATCGCACCGCGTTCTCCGCTTTGAAGCACTCGTTCGAGAAGGTCGGCGACCACTGGGAGCCCAAGGAGCACAAGGGACCCTCCGACAAGCAGGCCGCGCGCAGCACTCCGGCGCAGGGATCGACCGCGGGCGGGGTGGACGCCAACGCGTCCAAGCAGCACCTCTACGAGATCGCCAAGCGGCTCGACGTGCCCGGCCGGTCGACGATGGGCAAGAGCGAGCTGGTCGCCGCCATCCACAAGGCCAACGAACGCGCGACCGAGTCCGCGCGGAACTGA
- a CDS encoding UDP-glucuronic acid decarboxylase family protein yields MGLRRVVVTGGAGFVGSHVCEALLRSGVRVVCVDNFRTGSVDNLPENPKLGVVHADVTRPLDLLGEVDLVLHLACPASPVDYLRMPVDTLRTGALGTLHALELAHRKGARIVVASTSEVYGDPLEHPQREDYWGNVNPIGPRSVYDEAKRFGEAAVEAFRREYGTNTAIVRIFNTYGPRMRPDDGRVIPTFLSQARAGRPLTVHGDGQQTRSLCHVDDLVRGLLLMAESDHHGPINLGNPQEVTVLEIAERIIALTGSASRIEHVDAMVDDPRRRRPDISLARSVLGWQPEISLDEGLRRSFALEPVG; encoded by the coding sequence ATGGGATTGCGACGAGTGGTGGTCACCGGCGGTGCGGGCTTCGTCGGTTCGCACGTGTGCGAGGCGTTGCTGCGCAGCGGCGTGCGCGTGGTGTGCGTGGACAACTTCCGCACCGGCTCGGTGGACAACCTGCCCGAGAACCCCAAGCTGGGGGTGGTGCACGCCGACGTGACGCGGCCCCTCGACCTGCTGGGCGAGGTGGACCTGGTGCTGCACCTCGCCTGTCCCGCGTCCCCGGTGGACTACCTGCGGATGCCGGTGGACACGTTGCGGACCGGTGCGCTGGGCACGCTGCACGCGCTGGAGTTGGCACACCGCAAGGGTGCCCGGATCGTGGTCGCGTCCACCAGCGAGGTGTACGGCGACCCGCTGGAGCACCCGCAGCGCGAAGACTACTGGGGCAACGTCAACCCCATCGGCCCGCGCAGCGTCTACGACGAGGCCAAGCGGTTCGGCGAGGCGGCGGTGGAGGCGTTTCGCCGCGAGTACGGCACGAACACCGCGATCGTGCGGATCTTCAACACCTACGGACCCCGGATGCGCCCGGACGACGGCCGCGTGATCCCCACTTTCCTGAGCCAGGCGCGCGCGGGTCGCCCGCTGACGGTGCACGGTGACGGGCAGCAGACCCGTTCCCTGTGCCACGTCGACGACCTCGTGCGCGGCTTGCTGCTGATGGCGGAGTCCGACCACCACGGTCCGATCAACCTGGGCAACCCGCAGGAGGTCACCGTGCTGGAGATCGCCGAGCGGATCATCGCGCTGACCGGCTCCGCGTCGAGGATCGAACACGTGGACGCGATGGTGGACGACCCACGTCGACGTCGGCCCGACATCTCGTTGGCGCGGTCCGTGCTGGGCTGGCAACCCGAAATCTCGTTGGACGAAGGACTCCGGCGCTCGTTCGCCCTGGAACCGGTCGGCTGA
- a CDS encoding carbamoyltransferase family protein, whose protein sequence is MRVLGINAVFHDPAAALVVDGQVVAAAEEERFSRRKHGKRPVPFSAWEQPEQAARWCLEHAGLTPADLDAVAYSYDPGLAVEDTAPWEELRTTYARRAPQFLATALPGLDPDIVQFVPHHVAHAASTGLAAPFDGNCAVLVADGRGECGSHLSGEYRGHELTTLAAQELPHSLGLLYEDLTEHLGFLRSSDEYKVMALASYAEPVHLELLREHVFARPDGGFEVRPVDWGALAKQRAADDEVTREHAELAASVQVRVEEVLLDLARWLHERTGQRRLAMAGGVALNCVANTRILDEGPFDELWVQPAAGDSGTALGAALHVAARGGEPAAAMPGADLGRGFTDDEVEGFLKRAAVSYDEPDDIAEVVAQALADNKVVAWFQGRAEYGPRALGRRSLLANPCHAENLERLNNVKGREQFRPVAPMVLEERAAELFGRGPIPSPYMLFVHDVHPDWVDRIPAVVHVDGTARVQTVAPDREPLMARVLRGFERRTGVPVVVNTSLNTAGRPMVDDPRDALECFGSAPVDLLAIGRFTVRR, encoded by the coding sequence GTGCGCGTACTCGGCATCAACGCGGTTTTCCACGACCCGGCAGCGGCTCTGGTGGTCGACGGCCAGGTGGTCGCGGCGGCCGAGGAGGAGCGGTTCTCGCGGCGCAAGCACGGCAAGCGGCCGGTGCCCTTCTCCGCTTGGGAGCAGCCCGAACAGGCCGCCCGGTGGTGCTTGGAGCACGCCGGTCTGACCCCTGCGGACCTGGACGCGGTGGCGTACTCCTACGACCCCGGCCTGGCGGTGGAGGACACCGCGCCGTGGGAGGAGCTGCGGACCACCTACGCGCGTCGCGCTCCGCAGTTCCTCGCGACCGCGCTGCCCGGACTCGACCCGGACATCGTCCAGTTCGTGCCGCACCACGTGGCGCACGCCGCGTCCACGGGCTTGGCCGCGCCGTTCGACGGCAACTGCGCGGTGCTGGTGGCCGACGGCCGGGGCGAGTGCGGCTCGCACCTGTCCGGCGAGTACCGGGGCCACGAGTTGACCACGCTCGCCGCGCAGGAGCTGCCGCACTCGCTCGGCCTGCTCTACGAAGACCTGACCGAACACCTGGGCTTCCTGCGCTCCAGCGACGAGTACAAGGTGATGGCGCTCGCCTCCTACGCCGAGCCGGTGCACTTGGAGCTGTTGCGGGAGCACGTCTTCGCGCGCCCGGACGGCGGTTTCGAGGTGCGCCCGGTGGACTGGGGTGCGCTGGCGAAGCAGCGGGCCGCCGATGACGAGGTGACCCGCGAGCACGCGGAGCTGGCGGCGAGCGTGCAGGTGCGGGTGGAAGAGGTGCTGCTCGACCTCGCCCGGTGGTTGCACGAGAGGACCGGGCAGCGGCGGCTGGCCATGGCGGGTGGTGTCGCCCTGAACTGCGTCGCGAACACCCGCATCCTCGACGAAGGGCCGTTCGACGAGCTGTGGGTGCAGCCCGCGGCGGGCGATTCGGGCACGGCGCTGGGCGCGGCGCTGCACGTGGCGGCGCGGGGCGGGGAACCCGCCGCGGCGATGCCCGGGGCGGATCTCGGGCGCGGTTTCACCGATGACGAGGTCGAGGGCTTCCTGAAGCGGGCCGCGGTGTCCTACGACGAGCCCGACGACATCGCCGAGGTGGTCGCCCAGGCGTTGGCGGACAACAAGGTGGTGGCGTGGTTCCAGGGCCGGGCCGAGTACGGTCCCCGGGCGCTGGGCCGGCGATCGCTGCTGGCCAACCCGTGCCACGCGGAGAACCTGGAACGGCTCAACAACGTCAAGGGGCGCGAGCAGTTCCGCCCGGTCGCGCCGATGGTGCTGGAGGAGCGGGCGGCGGAGCTGTTCGGCCGGGGACCGATCCCCAGCCCGTACATGCTGTTCGTGCACGACGTGCACCCGGACTGGGTGGATCGGATCCCGGCCGTGGTGCACGTGGACGGCACCGCGCGGGTGCAGACCGTGGCACCGGACCGCGAACCGCTGATGGCACGGGTGTTGCGCGGGTTCGAGCGGCGCACCGGCGTGCCGGTCGTGGTCAACACAAGCCTGAACACCGCCGGCCGGCCGATGGTCGACGACCCGCGCGACGCGTTGGAGTGCTTCGGTTCCGCGCCGGTGGACCTGCTGGCGATCGGTCGTTTCACGGTGCGGCGATGA
- a CDS encoding glycosyltransferase family 2 protein produces MSPDYAVVIPTVGRSSLSVVLDAVEHGRGVAPREVIVVDDRPEPGPLPPTHSARVLHTGGRGPAAARNAGWRATCCEWVVFLDDDVVPGPDWRERLAEDLADAGLDLGASQGRIVVPLPEDRRPTDWERGTAGLAGAKWITADMAYRRAALARVGGFDERFPRAYREDAELAVRVLDHGYRIDTGNRTTTHPVRAADFFASLRQQRGNADDALVRRLLGPGWRSRIGGHRGRLGWHAATTAAGAVAVLGAVTGRRRLALAGGAVWAGLTALYAGQRIAPGPRTADEIARMLVTSAAIPVAACWHRLVGELRFRGVRR; encoded by the coding sequence ATGAGCCCCGACTACGCGGTGGTGATCCCGACCGTCGGGCGGTCGAGCCTGTCCGTGGTGCTGGACGCGGTGGAGCACGGCCGGGGCGTGGCACCGCGCGAGGTGATCGTGGTGGACGACCGCCCGGAACCGGGCCCGCTGCCGCCGACCCACTCGGCGCGGGTGCTGCACACCGGGGGCCGGGGGCCGGCCGCGGCCCGCAACGCCGGCTGGCGGGCGACGTGCTGCGAGTGGGTGGTGTTCCTGGACGACGACGTGGTGCCCGGCCCGGACTGGCGGGAGCGCCTGGCCGAGGACCTGGCCGACGCCGGGCTCGACCTGGGCGCGAGCCAGGGCCGGATCGTGGTGCCGCTGCCCGAGGACCGGCGGCCGACCGACTGGGAGCGCGGCACCGCCGGGCTGGCCGGCGCGAAGTGGATCACCGCGGACATGGCGTACCGGCGGGCCGCGCTGGCGCGCGTGGGCGGGTTCGACGAGCGGTTCCCGCGCGCCTACCGGGAGGACGCCGAACTGGCGGTCCGCGTGCTGGACCACGGGTACCGGATCGACACCGGGAACCGGACCACGACCCACCCGGTCCGGGCCGCGGACTTCTTCGCCAGCCTGCGCCAGCAGCGGGGCAACGCGGACGACGCCCTGGTGCGCCGGCTGCTCGGCCCGGGGTGGCGTTCCCGGATCGGCGGCCACCGGGGTCGGTTGGGGTGGCACGCGGCCACCACCGCCGCGGGGGCGGTGGCCGTGCTCGGCGCGGTGACCGGCCGGCGGCGGCTCGCGCTCGCCGGCGGCGCGGTGTGGGCCGGGCTGACCGCCCTGTACGCCGGACAGCGGATCGCCCCCGGCCCGCGCACTGCCGACGAGATCGCGCGGATGCTGGTGACCAGCGCCGCCATCCCGGTCGCCGCGTGCTGGCACCGGCTGGTGGGCGAACTCCGGTTCCGCGGGGTGCGGCGGTGA
- a CDS encoding glycosyltransferase family 9 protein has product MNVLVLRALGLGDLLTAVPALRGLRRAFPAAVITLAAPGWLADVVARIDAVDRHLPVGELEPIPLREPDLAVNLHGRGPQSTALLRATRPGRLIALDGRDDERHEVLRWCDLLERHGIPCDPDDLRLPPVPRNDHVVVHPGASHGARRWPADRWAAVARALGPEVVVTGSTAERPLVESVGRPAIGPLGAFLDLVGGARVLVCGDTGAAHVATAYGTPSVVLFGPVSPALWGPRNGPHRALWHARPGDTFADRPGPGLLEIDVAEVLTALGGVPWRESVSSERATSA; this is encoded by the coding sequence GTGAACGTTCTCGTGCTGCGCGCGCTCGGGCTGGGCGACCTGCTGACCGCCGTACCGGCGCTGCGCGGCCTGCGGCGGGCGTTCCCGGCGGCGGTGATCACGCTGGCCGCGCCGGGGTGGCTGGCCGACGTGGTCGCGCGGATCGACGCGGTGGACCGGCACCTGCCGGTCGGCGAGTTGGAGCCGATCCCCTTGCGGGAGCCGGACCTGGCGGTCAACCTGCACGGTCGCGGGCCGCAGAGCACCGCCCTGCTGCGCGCGACCCGGCCGGGCCGGCTGATCGCCCTCGACGGCCGCGACGACGAGCGGCACGAGGTGCTGCGGTGGTGCGACCTGCTGGAGCGGCACGGGATCCCGTGCGACCCGGACGACCTGCGGCTGCCCCCGGTGCCGCGCAACGACCACGTGGTGGTGCACCCCGGTGCGAGCCACGGCGCGCGGCGGTGGCCGGCCGACCGGTGGGCCGCGGTGGCCCGGGCGCTGGGTCCCGAGGTCGTCGTGACCGGCAGCACGGCGGAACGCCCGCTCGTCGAGTCGGTGGGCCGGCCGGCGATCGGCCCGCTCGGGGCGTTCCTCGACCTGGTCGGCGGCGCGCGGGTGCTGGTCTGCGGTGACACCGGCGCGGCGCACGTGGCCACCGCGTACGGCACGCCGTCGGTGGTGCTGTTCGGGCCGGTGTCCCCCGCTCTCTGGGGACCGCGGAACGGCCCTCACCGCGCCCTGTGGCACGCACGGCCCGGCGACACGTTCGCCGACCGGCCCGGTCCCGGGCTGCTGGAGATCGACGTGGCGGAAGTCCTGACCGCACTGGGAGGTGTGCCTTGGCGCGAATCGGTGTCATCGGAGCGGGCTACGTCGGCCTGA
- a CDS encoding UDP-glucose dehydrogenase family protein, with protein MARIGVIGAGYVGLTTAACFAELGHDVVCADVDETRVRALNRAEISALEPGLTALVQRGLATGRLRFVRGNREPLSGSEFVFLCVPTPTGEDGAADLTQVRSVLREADLLPPDCVLVLKSTVPPGTADAIADSVDVPVVSNPEFLREGHAVEDFLRPQRIVVGGPAARQVSRLYRGTEAPVVVTSNVGAELVKYASNCFLAVKLSYVNSLAELCEQVGADIAEVTCAMGLDDRIGTAFLDPGPGWGGSCLPKDTRALLAAAGAAQVDFPLLCAAIDTNEHQPRRVVAKVRDAVGSLEGTRIALLGLAFKAGTNDLRDSPALAVAGLLAAEGADLVAYDPSVSDAPGVAVVDSVREAALGARALVVLTEWPEFAELDWPALVRRMATPVIVDTRNLVPPEKAVEAGFRLVATGRPVPPGP; from the coding sequence TTGGCGCGAATCGGTGTCATCGGAGCGGGCTACGTCGGCCTGACGACGGCCGCGTGCTTCGCGGAACTGGGCCACGACGTGGTGTGCGCGGACGTGGACGAAACCAGGGTCCGGGCGTTGAACCGGGCCGAGATCAGCGCGCTGGAACCGGGGCTGACCGCCCTCGTGCAGCGCGGCCTGGCCACCGGGCGGCTGCGGTTCGTGCGCGGCAACCGGGAACCGCTGTCCGGCTCGGAGTTCGTGTTCCTGTGCGTGCCGACGCCGACCGGCGAGGACGGCGCGGCCGACCTCACCCAGGTGCGCTCCGTGCTGCGCGAGGCCGACCTGCTGCCGCCGGACTGCGTGCTGGTGCTGAAGTCGACCGTGCCGCCGGGCACGGCGGACGCGATCGCCGACTCGGTCGACGTGCCGGTGGTGTCCAACCCGGAGTTCCTGCGCGAGGGGCACGCGGTGGAGGACTTCCTGCGGCCGCAACGGATCGTGGTCGGCGGTCCGGCCGCGCGGCAGGTGTCGCGGCTCTACCGGGGGACCGAAGCCCCGGTCGTGGTCACCTCGAACGTCGGCGCGGAACTGGTGAAGTACGCCAGCAACTGCTTCCTGGCCGTGAAGCTCTCCTACGTCAACTCGTTGGCGGAGCTGTGCGAGCAGGTGGGTGCCGACATCGCGGAGGTCACCTGCGCGATGGGCCTGGACGACCGGATCGGCACCGCGTTCCTCGACCCCGGCCCCGGCTGGGGCGGTTCGTGCCTGCCCAAGGACACGCGGGCACTGCTGGCCGCGGCAGGGGCGGCCCAGGTCGACTTCCCGTTGCTGTGCGCGGCGATCGACACCAACGAACACCAGCCCCGCCGCGTGGTGGCGAAGGTCCGTGACGCCGTCGGGTCGCTGGAGGGTACGCGGATCGCGTTGCTGGGGCTGGCTTTCAAGGCCGGCACGAACGACCTGCGGGACTCCCCCGCGCTCGCCGTGGCCGGGTTGCTGGCGGCCGAGGGCGCGGACCTGGTGGCCTACGACCCGAGCGTGTCCGACGCGCCGGGGGTGGCGGTGGTCGACTCGGTGCGGGAGGCCGCCCTGGGCGCGCGGGCGCTGGTGGTGCTCACCGAGTGGCCGGAGTTCGCCGAACTGGACTGGCCCGCGCTGGTCCGCCGGATGGCCACCCCGGTGATCGTGGACACCCGGAACCTGGTCCCGCCGGAGAAGGCGGTGGAAGCGGGCTTCCGGCTGGTGGCCACCGGTCGGCCGGTCCCGCCCGGCCCGTGA
- a CDS encoding aldehyde dehydrogenase family protein, translating to MSVRNAREAQPSWGATPAAERGAALSAAAAAVRDRADELAKVLEEETGRPFESGREGVLAGAGTLAQYAELGPVHRGRSLHGSAGAADFMIPEPRGVVVALTPWNDPVAIACGLLGAALVTGNAVVHKPSERCPRTGRLLGEVLAAHFPPDVLQTVDGGGEVGAALAADPGVDVVAHVGSTATGRAIAGGSRAKLLLENGGNDPLVVDADVDPAWAAGQAALGAFTNAGQLCTSVERIYLHEAIAVPFLDALCGLAREWNADPQPLVDQRHADAVHAHVSEAVAAGAEVLVGGEPDGRHYPATVLTGCTPDMRVWTQETFGPVAPVRLVPSFEQALHEAAADEYGLAATVLTASMAHAQRAWRALPVGTVKVNAVFGGAPGGAAQPRRASGTGYGYGPELLDEMTTTKVVHLGQPG from the coding sequence ATGAGCGTGCGCAACGCACGGGAAGCCCAGCCGTCCTGGGGTGCGACGCCGGCGGCCGAGCGCGGGGCCGCCCTGAGCGCCGCCGCGGCCGCGGTCCGGGACCGGGCCGACGAGCTGGCGAAGGTGCTGGAGGAGGAGACCGGGCGGCCGTTCGAGTCCGGGCGCGAGGGGGTGCTGGCGGGAGCCGGCACGCTGGCGCAGTACGCCGAGCTGGGCCCGGTCCACCGGGGCCGGTCGCTGCACGGCTCCGCCGGCGCGGCCGACTTCATGATCCCCGAACCGCGCGGCGTGGTGGTGGCGCTCACGCCGTGGAACGACCCGGTCGCCATCGCCTGCGGCCTGCTGGGCGCGGCGCTGGTCACCGGCAACGCGGTCGTGCACAAGCCGAGTGAGCGGTGCCCGAGGACGGGCCGGCTGCTCGGCGAGGTGCTGGCGGCGCACTTCCCGCCGGACGTGCTGCAAACCGTGGACGGTGGCGGCGAGGTCGGCGCGGCGCTCGCCGCCGACCCCGGCGTGGACGTGGTGGCGCACGTCGGGTCGACGGCGACCGGCCGGGCGATCGCCGGCGGTTCCCGCGCCAAGCTGCTGCTGGAGAACGGCGGCAACGACCCGCTGGTGGTCGACGCGGACGTCGACCCCGCGTGGGCGGCGGGGCAGGCGGCGCTCGGCGCGTTCACCAACGCGGGCCAGCTGTGCACCTCGGTCGAGCGGATCTACCTGCACGAGGCGATCGCCGTGCCGTTCCTCGACGCCCTGTGCGGCCTGGCCCGCGAGTGGAACGCGGACCCGCAGCCGCTGGTGGACCAGCGCCACGCCGACGCGGTCCACGCCCACGTGTCCGAGGCGGTGGCGGCGGGGGCCGAGGTCCTGGTGGGCGGTGAACCGGACGGACGCCACTACCCGGCGACCGTGCTCACCGGCTGTACCCCGGACATGCGGGTGTGGACGCAGGAGACGTTCGGGCCGGTGGCCCCCGTGCGCCTGGTGCCGTCGTTCGAGCAGGCCCTGCACGAGGCCGCCGCCGACGAGTACGGCCTGGCCGCCACGGTCCTGACCGCCTCGATGGCCCACGCGCAGCGGGCGTGGCGGGCGCTGCCCGTCGGCACGGTGAAGGTCAACGCGGTCTTCGGCGGCGCGCCCGGCGGTGCGGCCCAACCGCGCCGGGCGTCGGGCACCGGCTACGGCTACGGCCCGGAACTGCTGGACGAGATGACCACCACGAAGGTCGTGCACCTGGGCCAACCCGGCTGA